The genomic segment gctcaagtgatccgcctgccttggcctcccaaagtactgggattacaggcgtgagccactgcactcaacctgaAAGATATATCTTATGTTTATGTCAAAACTACTCAGTTAGTCCTGGATTATAACCTGAGGTGACTAgggtttggctggaaatatgcacCGGCTTTcagttgtgagttttttttttttgagacggagttttgctcttgttacccaggctggagtgcaatggcgcgatcttggctcaccgcaacctccgcctcctgggttcagggaactctcctgcctcagcctcctgagtagctgggattacaggcatgcgccaccgtgcccagctaattttttgtatttttagtagagacggggtttcaccatgttgaccaggtctcgatctcttgacctcgtgattcacccgcctcggcctcccaaagtgctgggattacaggcttgagccaccgtgcccggcctcagttGTGATATTTACTTGAGATGTTGTGATTAGGTTGTGGAAAGACTTAGGACCGAGAGATTTGATTCAGGCCACTGACGTTCCCAGTGTGATGTTAGGGAAGTCTCTTTGTTTATACAATTGTGCGCTCTTTGGATTGGAGGGACTGCGGCTTTTGGATTAGCAGCAGCTAGTCTAGCATTTCGTATGTTTCAGAAACCCAAGCCACAGCATCGTGGCAAAGGTCTTGCTTGGATACCTCTAGAGTTCCATGGGCTCATCCGCTCAGTAGCTCATTTTATTGCTCGATATTTCCAGTTTTTGTAATATCCTCTCAACTTTTGAGCCAAAACTGGCCTCCATTTTACTTCCAACTGctgatgctccttgacttacaatggGGCTATGTGTTCAACTCaccataagttgaaaatattgtaagtcaaaaatACACTTAATGCGTCCAACCTACCTAACATCACAGCCTCACCTAGCCGACTTTAAGCATGCTCGGAACACTTAAACAGGAGCCAACATTTGGGCAAAATcacctaacacaaagcctatttataataataaagtgttgaatatctcatgtggTTTATTGACTACTGTACTGAAAgcgaaaaacagaatggttgtgtgGGTCCTAGATGGACAGTTTCAAATAAGCGCTTATAGCTTTTGTATCATTATAGGCAAAATCATAAGTGGAACCATTGTAACCTGGGACATCTGTGTGGATTTGCATTCCTTCCTCTGAGAGAACACACTGAAGCTGCTCCCTTCTTGATATGGCAAGGCTTCCTGAGGACATAATGCACAGCTAGCATGCTTCCAGCAGGTCTTCTCTTGTTTAAATTAGACATACCCTGGTTTGGTAACTGCTTTTTTGATATGATTTCCAGAACTGCCTCACAATCCTGGTTCCCTCTCCTGAATGAATGTTTGCAATGTGGTTGTTGGGGTAATAATAGACGGGTAGGGAGCAACTAGGTCTTTGATGGTCTTGTAATACAGTAAACTTTTCTCTGAACGGTCCCCCACCCCCTTACTGCAGCACCCAACTACAAGAATTCAAAAATTCCAACCCAACAGTGACTGAACCTCCAGCATTCCAGGGCTCCCAGAAATGAACACAGTGACAACAGGCTGCAGGGGCAGCCTGATACTGTCTGATGGGCGGGACATACTCACGTGATCTTGTTCCTACTGATTATTGCTTTTATAAAGTGATGGAATTCTTCTCATTAATTCTATACAAATGTTAAGCAGCAGATAATGTAGGAAGTTGGATGCAGTGACAAAGTACACAGGCAGAGAGTTCTAAGTTCAAATATGACTTTGAACTTTGTTGCTTTACATCTCGGAGTCTCTGTTTTTTgacttgtaaaatgaggatgatcaTTCCTGCCTCATGAAGTTGATGTGATGACTGAATGCACTATTTTGGAAATAGAGCCTGGATTCTAGTAGGTGCTTGAGTGGACTctgatgttctttttttgttttttcttttgagacagagtcttgctctattgcccagtctggagtgcagtggtgcaatctcggctcactgcaacctctgcctcctgggttcaagtgattctcctgcctcagcctcccgagtagctgggattacaggcgtgcaccaccgtgcctggctaatttttatatttttagtagagatggggtttcaccatattggccaggctggtctcaaactcctgatcaccctggcctgccttggcttttcaaagtgctggaagtacaggtatgagccaccgctctTGTCAActctgatgttctttttttttagacagagtcttgctctgtcgccaggcaccaggctggagtgcagtggcacgatctcggctcactgcaacctccgcctcctgggttcaagcaattctcctgcctcggcttcccgaatagctgggactagaggtgtacaccaccacgcccagctaatttttgtattattattattttttaccatgttggccagtatggtctcgatcccttgatcTTTGATGTTCTTAGCACATGAACTTTCTGTGTTTACCTTCCTCCTTCCAAAGCAAACCAGGTAAAAGTGTTAAGTCATTCTGGTGTGGTGATAAGAGCCCAGAAGAATGGAAAGCGGTGTTGGCAAAGTTCTCATTGTAAAAGGCTAGATGTgattactttaaatttaaatagtcacatATCTAGTGACTATTGTAGAGAACGGATAGAAACTTTAGAGCACATGAATTAGAATTGTGGCATGTAAGGCTAAGCCCAGTCTGTGGACTGAGTGACAGACCAATAGGCAATAGGGAAACATTTCAGGTTTCACAACTAGAGAATATTAAGCACAGAAATGGAGAATACCACAGTGACCAGCCACTGACACCCTCATGCAGGGTAGAAAGGAATTCTGGAAAGCTTTGTGGGTTATAATGACCCTGCTGCAACTACTCAGCACTAACATTtgagtgcaaaagcagccatagacaataatgaaatgaattggtgtggttgtgttccaataaagctttatttacaaaaacaggcagctggCTGAATTTGACCCACAGGTCATAGTTGTCAATCCCAATCTACagtcttattttcttaaaattgtagTAAGAGCACTGCTattgtttgaatatttgtccccactCAAAGctcatgttgagatgtaatcCCCACTGGTGGGAGCTGTGTGGGTCATGGGGGTGTATTCCTCATAGCTTGGTGGTGTCCTTGAGATATGGGTGAGTTCTcccgagatctggttgtttaatgTGTGGTGCCTCCTCCTCCTGACTCACGctgtcttgctccctctcttgccaggTGATGTGCCTTCTCCTGCTTCACATTCCACCACGAggaaaagctccctgaggccttcctggaagctgagcagatgtcggcaccatgcttcctgtaaagcctacAGAACTGTTAACtgtttaaacctcttttctttataaattacccagtctcaggtgtttatTTACaacaatgcaagaacagcctgaTAGAAACACTTAACATAAAATCTACCTTAACAAATTAAtaagtgtacaatacagtattgATGCTATGCTCGTAATGTGGTACGACAGACCTCTAGAACTTGCTCATCTTGTACAACTGAGACTTTATACCCACTGAATAACAGCTACCATTCCCTGAACCCCTTGCAGCCCCTGCCAGCCACCATTCtatatgagtttgactattttagatacatcaggtaagtggaatcatgtagtatttgtctttctgagaCTCGTTTGTTTTACTTAGCATAACgtcctcaaagttcatccatgttgtcatgtatggcaggattttctttttcaaggctgaataatattccatttatagtcttaccacttttttttttttttttgacggagtcttatTCTATCACCGAAGCAGTGCAGCAATGCTatctttgctcactgtaacctctgcttcccaggttcaagcgattcttctgcctcagcctcccaagtagctgggattacaggtgcccaccaccatatctggctagtttttagatttttagtagagatatggtttccccatgttggtcagcctggtctcgaactcctgacctcaggtgatccaccctcatcagcctctcaaaatgctgggattataggcatgagccaccacacccatcctcttattacatttattgactcatctgttgatgggcatttatgttgtttccacattttgactACAATAATATAATGATGATTCTGCAATGAACGTGGGAGTGTGAATATCTCTACCATAtcttgatttcaattcttttaaacacccagaagtaggattgctgagtcatcaggtagttctatttttaagtttttgaggaagctccatactgttttccatcacagctgcaccattttacattcccaccaatggtgtacaAGGATTCCAATTTCCCCACATCCCACCAACACTtgctatcttttatttttttcatagtagGCATCCTAATAGTGTGTGGTGGTGAGAGCCTTATTTTCTAATCCCAGTCCTCGAAACCTGCTTCTGCTGCATTACTCTTTCCAAGAGAATCTTTCTCTCACTCCAAGGGCCTCTAGGATCCCCTAAGGGGGATCCTTTGTCACCTGGGCACAGTcccaaatcctgggctcaagtgattctcccacctgaaCCTCCAGAGTATTTTGaacttcaggtgtgcaccaccatgacagTCTGAAGATTTGCTTCAAGTATTTTTGGCTCGTGGAGGGGCAGAAAGCTCTATCTACCATTTTTGAGAGAGAAGGTAGAGACAATGTCTGCAAATCCTTCAGGGGAGACCCCCCCCACCGAGACTTTATTACTGGGGACAAAGTACCTATGTCCTGTGTTTCCATTGCATCATCTGTTAGGTGTGCAGTTATATGCCTCCGTGATGCCCCAGATTTTTGCAGCATTTAGATCAACTGTAATTATTTATGTGATCATCAGTTTAatgtctcttttccttctttcctccattCCTCAAGAAAGCACCCTGAAGGTAGGGCCATGTTTGAGTTGCTGTCCATGGCTATATACACAGCATCTAACAGAGGGATCGACTCAAGGTACACACTCAGCAATAAGTTCCTGCTACATGATGAATGCACAAGTTCAGTCCCTCAAGTCATCCACAAACCTTTCTCAGATTACATTCACTAGACTTCTTTCTAGCACGGTGAGGGAAAAGTTTGACTTTCAACTGTTAATGGACTCTAAGCCTGAAATACAAGACAAATATTATAGCGTTGGCCTAGAGTAAAGGCCTACCACCTCTGACCTCCGACGTTGTCTTGGAAACTAGGACTGTGAGCTGGAAATAAACAGCTGCTCTGTTGATTTACACAATCGGTAACAACTTCTTGGAGGGAGAGAACATTAAGAACTCCAGGAACATTTCCTTTGAAACTTGGGAATAGTCATTCATTCAATGTTTTTTTCAAGGTCTTTCCTGGAGAATAtaacttttagaatttttgtacCTAGTGTGCCCTCTTCTTTaaatgttgtttttgagacagggtctcactctgtcctcagctggagcacagtggcatgatcttggctgactgcagccttgacctcctgggctcaatgatcctcccactttgagCTCCAGAGTAGTTTGAACttcaggtgtgcatcaccatgacaggctaatttttttttttgtagagatgggttctcaccatgttggccaggctggtattgaactcctggtctcaatcctctgactgtggcctcccaaagtgctgggattacagttgtgagccacttgGCCCAGCCTGATGTGCCTTTTTCCGATCTTCTGTTAACTAAGTGAggacttttcctcttcttctacAATACATATTAACAGCAGCAGAAGAAAGTAAAGTGCCAAATCCTGTATTAATACACCAGTTATGGAAGTGCAATCACTTGAGTAATCTCAGTGGACAGAGTCAGCTGACCGCAAAGCAGGCCAGTGAAGTCCTGGACAGAAAGGCTATTGGGAGAGTTTCCTGGGGCTCAGCCAGATTGCTGCCTTGTTCATACCCCCAGGAGGGTAAAATGCTCTGGGTCATCCATAGGTCACTCAGGAGGGGTaagtgagaggaagaggaggtgagCAGGAATGGATATATTGATGATGGGGCTCAAACAACATGACTTTGTCATTCCAGCCACCTGGTGTCCTCTGTGGGTCTCAGATCCCAAGCTAATGCCTCCTTTTCCCTACTCCAGCCATGTTGAAGTCTCCTTCAGCACCCCATTGCCCTTCACACCATAATTCGGCTGAATAACTTCAGTCCCCACCTTGTCCCATTAATTCTTACAGGTTTCAGTAGGGATTCCGTGTggtttcctgatcctctcccttccccttcgcTTGAGTGACGTAGTGGGTTGAACACATTCCCCCATGAAAGTACAGCTAAGTCCTAACCCCTGGAACCTATGACAGTAACTTCCTTTGGAAAAAAAGATCTTTGCAAATGTAATATAAGGATCTTGAAGTCAAATCATGCTGGATTTTAGGGGGCACCATAAATCCAAGGACACctgaagaagaggagaggacacACAGACCTAGAGGAAAAGGTTCTGTGAAGATGGAGACAGGAATTGCCAAGCATtataagccaaggaacaccaaagacagccagcagccaccagaaggcagatcatgaggtcaggagtttgagaccagtctggtcaacacagtgaaatcctgtctctactaaaaatacaaaaaattagccagatgtggttctgtgcgcctgtaatcccagcttctctggaggccgaggcaggagaatcgtgtgaacccaggaggtggaggttacagtgagccaagtcatcatgctattgcactctagactgggtgacagtgtgagactacatctcaaaaaaaaaaaaaaaaaaaagagagagaggcatgGAGTGGGTCCTCCCTCAGAGCCTGCAGGAAGAGCCAACCTTGACAACACCTTCACTTAAActaaacttctggcctccaccAAATGACAGAGTAGGTTTCTGTGGTTTTAAGCCACCTCATTTGTTAATTTGTTATGGCAACGCGGGGAAACTAGGTGAGTATCATTTGGGAAAGGCCTTGAAGACTGGAGTGTTACCTACCCACATTGTCTTTTCAGCAGCACTGGGTGAGCTGATGCCACCAGGGCTGGTAGGTGTTTGGGAGGAGTGCTGGGTCATGTGTTGTGAAGCATAGCCCCTAAAGCCCGTGGCTGTTCACGGCAGATAACACCTCTCTTATCCTTATCACCTGAGAAAAATGAGAGCCCAGCCATGCAGCTCAGGGACCActcagtggggtggggaggggtggaaaGGGCAATCCTTTGAGCAGGGTCACAGGACTCTCCTCTTCCCACTGCTCCTTTCTGTTTAGCACATAAGCAGGAAAAGCAATGTCCCTGTCCACAGCAGCTGCCACCAGTTAGATTGCAAACACAATCCTTTTCTGAAATAATAGAATTCTCTCTATGGGAGCAAAGCAATGCAACATTCACAATCAGAGAAaagaaatcctcccaccctcACTGTGCTCTTTGGTTTTTTCCTCTCCCAGACAAAAGCCCTTTTGCCTGATGTCAGACCAGCACAGCTGAAAGCTGTAACCTGGGCGAAGTGGAGGCCGACCAGCGGGCATGCGCAGGTGAGATCCTCCGGGACAGGCCCgcagggccaaggtgggcatgGCTCTCAGGTTTCCATAAGCTTTAAATGCTGGAAGTTCATGTTGGTGGTTGGTACGTAAGGATCTTAATTTGTTCTATGGACTGAAAAAGATTATCTCATTTTACAATAGAGATTTTTGGCAGTCACTAAATGGTACGATGCTATTGCCTCAACTGAGACATTTCTGCCAATATATTTATGCCATGTATGGTTGCTTTCGTGTCTCTTATTTCATTTGAGTTTCTCAATAGCCCACGAGAGGAGTAGAGCAGGGATTATTACCCTGTTTTAAAGGGAGAGAACTGAGGCTCATGAGGCTTAGGGAATATAGACGGAAAGTGGGAAAataggagacttttttttttcttttttctttttttttatcagcCCCACAGAAACAGGGCCTCAAAAAATTGGATTAAGACTCAGAATTGTTCCTCTCCACAGAAATCTTTAGTAAAAGGCGAAAGATTTATACGATTTGGAGAGAAACCAGAgtatagagactttttttttctgagagagagtctcaccctgtcacccaggttggagtgcaatggtgcaatcttggctcactgtatcctccacctcctgggttcaagcaattctgcctcaacctccccagtagctgggattacaggcatgtgccaccatgcccggctaagtttttgtatctttagtagagatggggtttcaccatgttggccaggctgatctcaaactcagaCCTGGTgacctgcccatctcagcctcccaaagtgctgggattacaggcgtgagccaccacgcctggcccggaGAGAATTTCAGACCTGGGGAGGAGTGAGGGTTGGGAGTGAGTGTGAAGGAGCCTGGAACAGCCAAGAAATCTTCGTGGCTGAAGAGCAGGTCATGTGGATGAAAGACCTGGGGGAAAGCTCTGTCATTTGAAGAGGTTCCTGGAGAGGCAGGTGTGGGTGACTGGGAATGCCGACCAAATGGTCAGAAAAGGAAGGGAACCTGTGGTTTGTGTTCAACAAGAGGTGAATCTGGGGAAACCATGTCTCCTTAACCAAATGCCTGCCCAATATAATGATGCTTCCTGATAATACAATGAATGAACTTTGTCCTCTGCCATGAAGAGTAGAGGCAGGTCCTCTTTATTGTACTTTATGGCAGTATGTCATTGCATCATGGGCCTGGCTGTCAAATGGGGTCTCCTATACAAggcagcattttgggaagctggcTGTATTGGGCACCAGGAGGCCTGAATGGGTGGATATGACCGTTGGGTTGTTAGCCTGAGCGGGCCTGAGCTTTGAGAGGAGAAACTTGGCACCTCAGCAGGAGGCCTGTCCTCAGCTGGTCTGACACATAGCATTTGCTTTTTGATTTGCACACATAAAATGAATCTCTCCAACAACCGTCTCCCCAAGGCCTCATCAATTAGAACTGCTTTTGTCCTTAGCATCCTTTTGTTGACCAGCTTGGAAATTagttagaagaagaagaaagggaagttgTCTTCGTGGGTAGTGGCACTGGAGAGCTGGCTGCTAATGAAGGCGTCCTGAATGGCGTGATTGTGCTGCtgtttatatagtttttattttaatttgcatccgTACCAGGCTCGGATCCCAAGAGTCATTCAGCCGTGTTTGGAGCTTTTACCTCCTTCCATGGAGCCAATTCTGCCAGCTTATCATTTGCCTCAAGGAAATTAATGTGGCTCTCCCTCCCTTCACTTTTATCATGTGCTGCTGGATTGTTTACACATCcgtggagagaaagaaagattctgCAGAACCGTAGAAGGAGGTTTCTCTCATCACATTGCTGTCTCATCTGAGACTCAGCTCTCCAGCTTGTACAGCCAAGGTCTCAGAGAGCAAGGCCGGGAATTAAAGCAGGATgatggaagggaagggagggggacaTAGCATCAAAGGGTCAGACCTCTTGCTAATTTTTCCTTGTCTCCATATAGCTGTTTTCCTCCTTGACACAGTAAGCCTTCCCCAAAACTTTCAGAACAGAAAGCAGTGACTTTATCTGGAAAGACCCTCTTCTCACATGGCACTGGATCAGAAATCCTGGTGCAGGCATGAGCCTTTGTCCTTGGGGCCCCTCCGTCATCCTTACCTCAGGTTTGGTAAGGCAAGTCCTGCCAACTTCAGATTACCTTCAAATGTGGATCTCCAGCATTCCAGTTCCAGAAGTGAAAAGACTCAGATGCTGCCCTCAAGGGGTCATGGTTTGGTGGGAACGAAGGTTATAAAAGGCAGTgtacaggccgggcatggtggctcatgcctatattcccaacactttgggaggacgaggagggtggatcacaaggtcaggcgttcgagaccagcctggccaacatggtgaaaccccatctctagtaaatatacaaaaattatctggttgtGGTGTTATGtactataatctcagctactcaggaggcttgaacccaggaggcggaggttgcaatgagctgagactgcgtcattgcactctagcctggctgacacagcaagactctgtctcaaaaaaaaaaaaaaaaaaaaaaaaaggcagtgtaCAGTGTGCAGCAGTCACAGAGGAGCTCTTGGGTCCAAGGCCTCAGAGAGAGCTTCTGGAGAAGGAGCCTCCAAAGCATGCCTAGACGAGCAGGAGGCTTTTCAGTCTAAGTCACGCTGTGTCACCAAGCACGTTGGCTGAGAGGAAGTGGTGATGGAGGGACATGCGCTGTTGCGCCATGTGTGTTGGGAGGTGGCAGGGGTGGGCTGAGGTCAGTAGGGGGACTGGGGAGAGTCGCTGGAGTGCTCCAAGCTGGTGGGACCACACTGCACAGGCCTGCGGCAGGTTCTGCTTGCCCAGGGCTTTGTGCCCATGTTGTGGGAAGTGAGAGTTCAGTCTACAGCTGAGAGgttgggggtggagagagagcaggggaaaCTGAGCTGGTAGAAGACACTTAGGGAGTGTAAATCTCTCTATGCCAGCAATGGGGTGAGTGGTCTGGACAGGGTGAGGGGGCACCTGTGAGGACACTGTAGTCAGAGTccaggagagagaggcaggcaTCTGCCTAGGAGCAGCAGCCAGCCATTTCAGAATCCAGCCTTCACAGGTCTTCCTTCTAGCCTGTCACCATTTCCTGCCCAGTTTGCCTCCAAACTCTCCAGAACTGAGTCCCTGCTGTCTATTCCCACTGATGTGGTCCAGGCACTCCTTACTCCTGTGTTCTCCTAAAGTGTGGTTCTGGTCTGGCTCTTTCCTGGCTCTGTAGTGTCACTGCATAGAGGTCACCCTCAGCACGGCATGGCCAGCCCCCTCTCTGGCCGCCTCTCCAGCCACCCCCTTCTCATGCCCTCCTCTTCTCATGCCCCACCTCTTATCATGCACTCCTCTTTGCTATTAGCCTCTAGTTCCTGGAAGCTGCCTTGCCCTGGGGCATTTCGGTTCCTTTTTCTGCATTTAGAAACACTCCCTCTCCTCTGCTTAGTTAATTCCCATCTCCTAAGATGTAGTTCACAGATCATCTCCTGGGGAaaccttccccagctccccagaTGGAAGTAAGTGCTTCCTCCTCTGCCTGGCCAGAGCCCTTTCTTTATGCATCTCTCCCTGGCTTCTCCTGTTGAATTCTAGGCGACGGTTTATGAATTTACACATCTCTCTCCTCAGCAGGACTGTTACTTCCTTGAGGCTGTACATGGTAAAAATCCAGTCTGGAGGGCCGAAATAGGTTCCCCCAGGCCATTCACCTTTGTGTCGATAGCTCCCCACTCTGTACCTGGCCCAGGGTATtgatttgttgaattaaattcaATTAAGTTGGCAGTCGGCCTGACTCAGAAAAGTGGACCCGCTAGAAGAGAATCTAGATGTACACTGTTCAGTAGAAATAATGtgaatcacattttaaattttctagtagctttgtctttcaaaaacattgaaaGAAATAGGTAATCAAATGTTCATAGCTACTTTATTTGCagtagccccaaactggaaacagtcCAGCGTCCAGCAAGAGGTGACTGTGTCGGCAGCAGTGAATCCACATGGGTCTGCGCCAGCTTGATTCTGGCCTCCTCGGAGGAAAGAATTCATCCGAGGGGCATAAGGTAGGGGGAGAGAtcgaggcaagttttagagcaggagtgaaaatttattaaaaagttttagagcaagaacaaaaggaagtaaaatacACTTGGAATATGGCCACACAGGTGACTTGAGTGATCCAAATGTGCTGCTTAgcctttgacttggggttttatacattGGAATGGTTCCGGGATTTGCATGTCTTtgccctgattcttcccttggggtaaGCTGTCTGCATGCACAGTTGCCTGCCAGCACGTGGAAGGGGCCGTGTGCACAGGTGTTTATTGAAGTTTTGCACATGCTCAGTTGAGgcattcttcccttaccagttGAGTGTTCCTAGAGGAAGGTGAAACTTTGCCATTTTGCCTTTTCGTGTGCATATTTGAGCTGAGCCCACTCAcacaactcctgagatcttatcaggaagcgGCTGATCACCAGCT from the Callithrix jacchus isolate 240 chromosome 14, calJac240_pri, whole genome shotgun sequence genome contains:
- the LOC144579297 gene encoding uncharacterized protein LOC144579297; the protein is MSLTILDTSESTLKVGPCLSCCPWLYTQHLTEGSTQGTHSAISSCYMMNAQVQSLKSSTNLSQITFTRLLSSTTKALLPDVRPAQLKAVTWAKWRPTSGHAQARIPRVIQPCLELLPPSMEPILPAYHLPQGN